One window from the genome of Oncorhynchus gorbuscha isolate QuinsamMale2020 ecotype Even-year linkage group LG14, OgorEven_v1.0, whole genome shotgun sequence encodes:
- the LOC123995111 gene encoding tubulinyl-Tyr carboxypeptidase 2-like, with protein MTGPNAISTCSPAAKMGRHRSKSTSGSTYCISSPGAESATLSTPNNAGRSSGEEDEKDGGVLFYVNRTGFPIEGVTWERMWTHVAKVHPDGQDMVSKIRNAAYLPKHPVPSVPNFKPSMSVPAWLLAIQNYMKALQYNHTGTQFFEIRKTRPLCGLMETAREMIRESLPIKCLEAVILGIYLTNGLTSVERFPISFKTQFSGNHFHHVVLGVYCNGRYGTLGMSRRQDLMDKALTFRTLSDLVMEFEDSYRRYQHTLKKVKIGLYVPHDPHVFQPIEWKYLVLNAARLGREDMRKELEKHGRDMRMKILKSSSAQSPIKERTRGKSLSPIADRAAPKDATSTGETSHLQLWIESLQNSVP; from the exons ATGACTGGACCCAACGCCATTAGCACTTGTTCACCTGCAGCTAAGATGGGGAGGCACCGATCCAAAAGTACCAGTGGGAGTACGTACTGCATCTCGAGCCCGGGTGCTGAATCTGCCACCCTTAGCACCCCCAACAACGCTGGACGTTCATCGGGAGAAGAAGATGAGAAAGATGGGGGTGTGCTCTTTTACGTGAACAGAACTGGTTTTCCCATTGAGGGTGTCACTTGGGAGAGGATGTGGACTCATGTAGCCAAAGTACACCCCGATGGACAAGACATGGTCAGCAAGATAAGGAATGCTGCATACCTTCCCAAA CACCCTGTGCCATCGGTCCCCAACTTCAAGCCCTCCATGTCTGTCCCTGCCTGGCTGCTGGCCATCCAGAACTACATGAAGGCACTGCA ATACAATCACACAGGAACTCAGTTCTTTGAGATAAGGAAGACCAGACCATTGTGTGG GTTGATGGAGACTGCGAGAGAAATGATCAGGGAATCTCTTCCAATCAAATGCCTTGAAGCTGTCATCCTTGGGAT ATACCTGACCAACGGGCTGACGTCGGTGGAGCGTTTCCCCATCAGCTTCAAGACCCAGTTCTCAGGGAACCACTTCCACCACGTGGTGCTGGGCGTCTACTGCAACGGACGCTATGGCACGCTGGGCATGAGCCGCCGCCAAGACCTCATGGACAAGGCCCTGACCTTCCGCACGCTCAGCGACCTGGTGATGGAGTTCGAGGACTCGTACCGCCGCTACCAGCACACGCTGAAGAAGGTGAAGATCGGCCTGTACGTGCCCCACGACCCGCACGTCTTCCAGCCCATCGAGTGGAAGTACCTGGTGCTCAACGCCGCCCGcctggggagagaggacatgaggaaGGAGCTGGAGAAACATGGCCGAGACATGAGGATGAAG ATCCTGAAGTCATCGAGTGCCCAGTCTCCCATCAAAGAACGGACCAGAGGCAAGTCTCTCTCCCCCATCGCCGACAGAGCAGCCCCCAAAGACGCCACATCCACCGGAGAGACAAGTC